A stretch of the Uranotaenia lowii strain MFRU-FL chromosome 3, ASM2978415v1, whole genome shotgun sequence genome encodes the following:
- the LOC129758116 gene encoding dynein regulatory complex protein 9-like, translating to MANKLEVDTKSTESSESDDCSEYTIASTNDSFSCASTKPKHKFNEIESAIIIAVLEETIFKLIIVNMEDDQGSTQIIKKPPMHVRFDPSYKNKIINESQAVDVAMGMMILVKLKNDISNLRKLLSDTHAEMAEYGSFETLQTFMDNDIQSEKEEHQLIRDSILNNKKLKALQAQLEGETRERKSTLKQLEDVIFDLESKAQDTRVENDVKSRLVQKWENTRHEQARIIIEGKENGLITTANETREKLGRELRLKSEIDVYINYCIEQIQEKISFWTDKYLREVKAFDRDIARHKEQIAEMKVKHEEMIILYKNRDKEIKICAEYRRERERMMAFADKQQRSAIIIQAWWRGTMVRKGLGPFKKKKKSKPPKAAKKGGKKGK from the exons atggcaaataaaTTGGAAGTTGACACGAAATCCACAGAATCATCTGAGAGCGATGATTGTAGTGAGTATACAATTG CATCCACAAACGATTCGTTTAGTTGTGCTAGTACAAAACCGAAGCACAAATTTAACGAAATTGAGAGTGCCATCATTATCGCGGTGCTGGAGGAAACGATCTTCAAACTTATAATCGTCAACATGGAAGACGATCAAGGCAGCACTCAGATCATCAAAAAGCCACCGATGCATGTGCGTTTCGATCCCTCCTACAAGAACAAAATTATCAACGAAAGTCAGGCGGTAGATGTGGCGATGGGAATGATGATTCTGGTTAAGTTGAAGAATGATAT ATCAAATTTGCGGAAGCTGCTTTCGGATACGCATGCAGAAATGGCCGAATACGGTTCGTTCGAAACGCTGCAAACATTCATGGACAATGACATCCAAAGCGAGAAAGAAGAACATCAGCTCATTCGAGACAGCATCCTGAACAACAAAAAGCTTAAGGCTCTGCAGGCTCAACTCGAAGGAGAAACGCGGGAACGCAAATCGACGCTCAAACAGTTGGAGGACGTAATTTTCGATTTGGAATCGAAAGCACAG GACACAAGGGTCGAGAACGATGTAAAATCTAGATTGGTTCAGAAATGGGAAAACACACGTCACGAGCAAGCTAGAATCATAATCGAGGGTAAGGAAAACGGATTGATCACGACTGCAAATGAAACCCGAGAGAAGCTTGGTCGCGAGTTAAGACTGAAAAGTGAGATTGATG tttacataaattattgCATAGAACAAATTCAGGAGAAAATATCATTCTGGACGGATAAATATTTAAGGGAAGTGAAGGCGTTCGATCGAGATATCGCGCGTCACAAAGAACAAATAGCTGAAATGAAGGTAAAACATGAAGAGATGATCATCCTATACAAAAATCGCGATAAGGAAATAAAGATTTGTGCTGAATACCGCAGAGAGCGTGAGCGGATGATGGCATTCGCTGATAAACAGCAACGGTCGGCTATCATCATTCAAGCTTGGTGGAGGGGAACCATGGTTCGAAAGGGACTAGGACCtttcaaaaagaagaaaaagtcaAAGCCTCCAAAGGCTGCCAAGAAGGGGGGAAAGAAGGGCAAATAA